CATATCATTAACCAGTTTTAAAGCTACTACCGAAGACTTGAAACTATTCCTACCACCTTTTAACACGTTATAAGGTACTTTCGAACACCATACTGACTTAAAATGAGGGTTGACGTTCTTTTGAACATAAAATACTTTATTCATCTTCCCACCTATCCACAATTACAATATTTTCACTAGGTGCTACCTCATTATCTTTTAACAATGATTGAGTTTCAGCTTTAATCTTAGCTTCTACCACAGGGTTAAATTTACGCCATTGTTCAGGTTTACGATTTTTAAGCCAAAAAATAATAGCACTAGTTTCTGGAAGTGCTACTTTCTTGATTCTCTTAACCCGTTTCTTCTGTTTCCCGTCAATTTCTTCAATGATAGTTTCTGTTTCTTCGTATTCAAAACCAATTGCACGTTTTAAAAGTGCATTCTCAACTTCAAAATCTACTGGAGCCTTTCCCCTTTTTAGGGAGTCTGAAATAGCTGGATACTTTTTTTTCCACTCTTTCAAAGTAGAAAGTCCAACTGCCATATTCTTAGCTATCTGTTCATCAGTAAGTCCTTGACGTGCCCAACCCTCAATCATTAATAAGTTATCTTGTTCTAACCACTCTTGGTACTTACCTCTAGCGATATTATTCACCTCCCAACAATTTAGCAAGTTCTCTAGCAATCTTACACATCATTACAGGAGGAACACTCATTCCCATAAACCAAACAGGCGGTTTATTCTTGAATTTATAATCTTGAGGAAATGAACTAATTAATTTCAATTCATTCTCAGTTGCAAATAACTTATCTTCAAATTTGATTGGTAGATATCCACTAGTTAAAATAGTGTTAGGTACATTTTCATCACTAAACAAAACAGTATTAAAGAATGAGCCTTTTCCTCTAAGTCTAATACAAGCTTTTTCTAGGTTAGTTTCACCTTTTTTAGCATACGCTAATAGTTCACCTGCTACACCTTTGACTTCTTCACCTTTACCCTTTTCTCTAACTTCTTTAAATTTTATAGGTTTCTCATTAAAATTCAATTGTAATTCAGGCAAGTTCAGATCCTTTCTTCTACAGATGAAAAATACACGCTCTCTTTTCTGAGGTACGCCCATAGTTGAAGCATTTAACAAGAATAATTGCACATCATAACCGATTTTATTTAGTTCTTCAATGATTTTCTTTGAATAAGCTCTACCACTTCCGATTATCATTCCTTTAACATTTTCAGCTATTGCAATTTTAGGTTTCAACTTACCAACAAGTTTTATCCAGTCAAAGAATAAATCATCTAATCTTTGTTCAGCTTGTCCCTCAGCAAATACTTTCTTTTTGCCCCAGTCTTTCTCACGGTTTCCCGCTAGTGAAAAACTTGAACAAGGTGGGCTTCCCTCTAAAACATCAAGATTATATAGTTCTTCTGGGTATTCATCTCTAGCTAAAAAGGCTCTTATATCTTCGTTGTATAAATATTTAGGGTTGTGATTAAGTTGGTAGACTTCAGCAACTTTAGGGTCTATTTCTACACCGCCTAAATGTTCAAAACCTGCAAGCTTAAACCCCATAGTAGAACCACCACCACAAATAAAGGTACCGAAAACTTTTAAACCGTTCTTTTTTTGATAATCTTTAAAACTCCAGTTATACATCGAGCACCTCTAACAAGGCCAACCTTTTATCCTCGTTAATTTCATGTAACTTCTCAACAACCATTTGATATTCATCATAACCAAATTCAACTTTTAACATAACTTTATCTTCAAGCTCTGACAGTTCAATTTCTTTATTTAATTCACTTGTTTCTTCTTCAAATACTTGTTCGAACTTTTCAAAATCAAAATTAGTCATATCAAATTCAATTTTATTTAACTCTTGTTCTAAGATTCCTAAGTCAAAACCAGTATTCATAGTAAGTTTATTGTGAACTAAAATATATTCACGCTTTTGTTCCTCAGTTAAATGTTCTAATT
This is a stretch of genomic DNA from Gemella haemolysans. It encodes these proteins:
- a CDS encoding ParB/Srx family N-terminal domain-containing protein; protein product: MQIVNININDIKEYEYNAKIHTDEQIEQIVTSIERYGNNDPIAIDENNVIIEGHGRYLALKRLGVEEVPVIKLEHLTEEQKREYILVHNKLTMNTGFDLGILEQELNKIEFDMTNFDFEKFEQVFEEETSELNKEIELSELEDKVMLKVEFGYDEYQMVVEKLHEINEDKRLALLEVLDV
- a CDS encoding DNA cytosine methyltransferase, coding for MYNWSFKDYQKKNGLKVFGTFICGGGSTMGFKLAGFEHLGGVEIDPKVAEVYQLNHNPKYLYNEDIRAFLARDEYPEELYNLDVLEGSPPCSSFSLAGNREKDWGKKKVFAEGQAEQRLDDLFFDWIKLVGKLKPKIAIAENVKGMIIGSGRAYSKKIIEELNKIGYDVQLFLLNASTMGVPQKRERVFFICRRKDLNLPELQLNFNEKPIKFKEVREKGKGEEVKGVAGELLAYAKKGETNLEKACIRLRGKGSFFNTVLFSDENVPNTILTSGYLPIKFEDKLFATENELKLISSFPQDYKFKNKPPVWFMGMSVPPVMMCKIARELAKLLGGE